A section of the Pseudovibrio sp. M1P-2-3 genome encodes:
- a CDS encoding ABC transporter transmembrane domain-containing protein gives MSILATPKIKDSLHPLIALFPYLKRHQRKVYCAIAALIAAAVLTLLLPLALRQLIDDGFSNSSISIVDNAFLGLFLLGLALAIASALRYYYVMWIGERVVADIRSDVFAHLTSLSPAFFDRAKSGEIISRLAADTTLIKAAFGASASIALRQILLLGGGALMMAVTSPTLSIFVLVAIPLIVLPLIAFGRSVKKRSRTAQDSLAETIAYATEALGSIRTLQSFLAETHVSQRFSQDTEVAFTDSVHAVKTRSLLVFTIMSVTLGSITSVIWVGALSVIEGTITAGELAQFIVYSILAAGALSQLAQVWGELSQAAGAAERLAELLATSTEVSEPIEPQKLLYPPKGSITFDRIKFSYPTTPKGVIDDLSVNIKKGETVAIVGPSGSGKSTIFQLLMRFYDPTKGKILLDDIDLQNLPTRELRRHMALVPQDTAIFHMSVADNISYGSPNASLNAIMSASKQALAEEFILKMDHGYDTIIGERGVTLSGGQRQRIAIARAILKDAPILLLDEATSALDAESEKTVQQALDQLMQGRTTLVIAHRLATVLNADRIIVLENGRIIETGKHQELIAKNGLYSKLAKLQFTLN, from the coding sequence ATGTCCATACTTGCTACGCCGAAAATCAAAGATTCATTGCACCCCCTCATAGCGCTTTTTCCATACCTGAAACGCCACCAACGCAAAGTATATTGCGCTATAGCGGCTCTAATTGCAGCAGCCGTACTCACACTTTTGTTGCCGTTAGCCCTGCGCCAATTGATAGATGATGGCTTTTCGAATAGCAGCATATCTATCGTTGACAACGCTTTCCTCGGTTTATTTCTACTAGGCCTTGCCTTGGCCATAGCGAGTGCTCTGCGGTACTATTATGTCATGTGGATCGGAGAACGTGTCGTCGCTGACATCCGCTCTGATGTGTTTGCGCATCTAACGAGCTTAAGTCCCGCATTCTTCGATCGTGCCAAATCTGGTGAAATCATTTCACGGCTAGCTGCAGACACAACGCTCATAAAGGCCGCGTTTGGGGCCAGCGCCTCGATTGCACTTCGCCAAATCCTCCTACTTGGAGGTGGCGCTTTAATGATGGCAGTTACCAGTCCTACACTTTCGATATTTGTTCTGGTCGCTATTCCCCTTATCGTCCTGCCATTAATTGCTTTTGGCCGGTCCGTAAAAAAGCGAAGCCGTACTGCACAAGACTCTTTGGCTGAGACAATTGCTTATGCAACAGAAGCACTCGGATCAATTAGAACGCTTCAGTCCTTTCTAGCTGAAACGCACGTCTCACAGAGGTTTTCACAGGATACGGAAGTAGCTTTTACAGATTCAGTTCATGCGGTTAAGACACGCTCCCTATTAGTATTCACTATTATGTCTGTGACACTAGGAAGCATTACCTCCGTTATTTGGGTTGGAGCACTTTCCGTGATTGAAGGAACAATCACTGCCGGAGAATTGGCTCAGTTTATTGTCTATTCAATTCTTGCTGCCGGAGCATTAAGCCAGCTCGCACAAGTTTGGGGGGAACTTTCACAGGCAGCTGGGGCTGCCGAGCGGCTCGCGGAACTTTTGGCAACCTCAACAGAAGTTTCAGAGCCAATTGAGCCTCAAAAGCTCCTGTACCCTCCAAAGGGCTCAATCACTTTTGATAGAATCAAGTTCTCATATCCAACAACCCCCAAAGGGGTCATTGATGATCTCTCAGTCAATATTAAAAAGGGAGAGACAGTTGCCATTGTTGGGCCAAGCGGATCAGGAAAGTCAACTATATTTCAATTACTTATGAGATTTTACGACCCAACAAAGGGCAAAATCTTACTCGACGATATAGATTTGCAAAATCTCCCGACCAGAGAACTACGTCGACACATGGCACTTGTTCCCCAAGATACGGCCATATTTCATATGAGTGTTGCCGACAACATTTCATATGGCAGCCCCAACGCTTCCCTAAATGCAATTATGAGTGCTTCCAAACAGGCTTTAGCAGAAGAGTTTATTTTAAAGATGGATCATGGCTATGACACCATAATTGGAGAAAGAGGTGTTACATTATCTGGAGGTCAGAGGCAACGGATTGCAATTGCTCGAGCAATCCTAAAGGATGCTCCTATTTTGTTACTAGATGAAGCGACAAGTGCCCTTGATGCAGAGAGTGAGAAAACAGTTCAACAAGCCTTAGACCAGCTCATGCAGGGTAGGACAACGCTTGTGATTGCCCACCGCCTAGCAACTGTTCTTAATGCAGACAGGATTATTGTGTTGGAAAACGGTAGGATTATCGAAACCGGAAAACACCAAGAGTTAATTGCCAAAAATGGTTTGTATTCAAAGCTGGCAAAGCTCCAATTTACGTTGAATTAG
- the rpmE gene encoding 50S ribosomal protein L31, with protein MKQDIHPDYHTITVVMTDGSEYKTRSTYGAEGATLQLDIDPSSHPAWTGGDRQLMDRDGRVSKFKNKFAGFLGG; from the coding sequence ATGAAACAGGATATTCATCCAGACTACCACACCATCACAGTTGTGATGACAGATGGTTCTGAATACAAAACACGCTCTACATACGGCGCTGAAGGTGCAACTTTGCAGCTGGACATTGATCCAAGCTCTCACCCAGCATGGACTGGTGGTGATCGTCAGCTTATGGACCGTGATGGCCGCGTATCTAAGTTCAAAAACAAATTTGCAGGCTTTTTGGGCGGTTAA
- the rcdA gene encoding protease adaptor protein RcdA, whose product MNDSKNKQSALPIPFTSRLFKSPSFTGLYKEGMNLIEETASYLDGEGREAARKLQPANSLVYASESMRLTTRLMQLASWLLLQRAAKEGEITPEQATKECKGIKIDRFFSFDPNNLNGKLPDPMLDLIQRSIRLQERIQHMDKMIALELQSDRVSTAQNPIADQISKIREAFHG is encoded by the coding sequence ATGAATGATAGCAAGAATAAACAAAGTGCCTTGCCCATCCCATTTACGAGTAGATTGTTTAAATCTCCAAGCTTTACCGGCCTCTATAAAGAAGGCATGAACCTCATAGAAGAGACAGCTTCCTATCTGGATGGTGAAGGGCGAGAAGCTGCACGAAAGCTACAGCCAGCGAACTCCCTCGTTTATGCATCGGAATCCATGCGTTTAACTACCCGTTTGATGCAACTTGCATCTTGGCTCCTTCTGCAAAGAGCCGCAAAGGAAGGAGAGATTACACCTGAACAAGCAACCAAGGAATGCAAGGGCATAAAAATTGACCGTTTCTTTTCTTTCGATCCAAATAATCTAAATGGGAAGCTTCCCGATCCAATGCTGGATTTAATTCAACGCTCCATACGATTACAAGAACGCATTCAGCATATGGATAAAATGATAGCTTTAGAGCTTCAAAGCGACCGAGTGAGTACTGCACAAAACCCTATTGCTGATCAGATATCAAAAATTCGAGAAGCTTTTCATGGGTAG
- a CDS encoding NAD(P)H-quinone oxidoreductase yields MTKLPQTMKAIIAAEAGPPNVLKLAERPTPKAGFGEILIAVKVAGVNRPDIMQRKGLYPAPKGASELLGLEVSGHIAAIGEGVEGHRIGDAVTALAPGGGYAEYCSVPASSALPLPKGLSMEEAAGIPETFFTVWTNVFDRAGLQQGETFLVHGGTSGIGSTAIQLAKAFGATVFTTAGSELKVEAARKFGAHHSINYKEKDFVSEILNITDKQGIDVILDMVGGDYVERNWKVAAMDGRICQLATLNGISKDVNFARLMMKRLVHTGSTLRPRSTEFKGKIAQELYQKVWPLLENKQIEIVVDRIFPLEEADKAHELMESSSHIGKILLNVA; encoded by the coding sequence ATGACAAAATTACCTCAAACAATGAAAGCGATTATTGCAGCTGAAGCCGGCCCGCCGAATGTACTTAAGCTTGCCGAGCGCCCGACACCTAAAGCTGGTTTTGGAGAAATCCTTATCGCAGTAAAAGTGGCAGGTGTGAACCGGCCAGATATTATGCAGCGCAAGGGTTTATACCCCGCTCCGAAGGGGGCTTCGGAGCTGTTGGGATTAGAAGTCAGTGGGCACATTGCTGCAATTGGAGAGGGAGTCGAAGGGCATAGGATTGGAGATGCCGTCACAGCTCTTGCTCCAGGTGGTGGATATGCGGAGTATTGCAGTGTTCCCGCTTCAAGTGCGCTTCCCCTTCCAAAAGGTCTATCCATGGAAGAAGCCGCTGGTATTCCGGAAACCTTTTTTACAGTTTGGACGAATGTTTTTGATCGGGCTGGCCTTCAACAGGGAGAAACTTTCCTTGTTCATGGGGGAACTTCTGGAATAGGGTCAACAGCTATTCAGTTGGCAAAAGCTTTCGGAGCGACAGTTTTTACAACTGCTGGATCGGAACTGAAAGTGGAAGCAGCCAGAAAATTTGGTGCTCACCATTCAATAAACTACAAAGAAAAAGACTTTGTTTCGGAAATTTTGAATATCACTGATAAACAGGGGATTGATGTAATTCTGGATATGGTTGGTGGAGATTATGTAGAGCGCAACTGGAAAGTTGCTGCGATGGATGGTCGCATTTGCCAGCTCGCAACGTTGAATGGAATCAGTAAGGATGTGAATTTTGCACGTTTAATGATGAAAAGGCTAGTGCACACAGGTTCGACGTTACGGCCACGTTCTACTGAATTCAAAGGAAAGATAGCACAGGAGCTCTATCAAAAGGTATGGCCCCTTTTAGAGAATAAGCAAATTGAGATTGTTGTAGATCGAATCTTCCCACTGGAAGAAGCAGACAAAGCCCATGAATTGATGGAGAGCTCAAGCCATATTGGTAAAATTTTGCTCAATGTGGCCTAG
- a CDS encoding DUF1013 domain-containing protein gives MANAPLMPKATAVWLVDNTALSFDQIAAFCKLHPLEVKAIADGEAAQGIKGLDPVLTGQLTRDEIEKAQNNPRYQMHVHESKVRVPEAKRKGPRYTPVSRRQDRPNAILWLVRHHPELADAQIMRLVGTTKPTIEAIRDRTHWNSANLTPADPVTLGLCSQTELDIEVEKGAKNAPQKVLKEQPETLLPVDETTSEDALAAAFAKPAQKKPQEEEIDADAVFANFSSSSSDEDES, from the coding sequence ATGGCCAACGCGCCACTCATGCCAAAAGCAACCGCCGTTTGGTTGGTAGATAATACAGCGCTAAGCTTTGATCAGATTGCTGCATTTTGTAAGCTTCATCCCCTTGAAGTGAAGGCTATCGCTGATGGGGAAGCCGCTCAGGGGATTAAAGGATTGGATCCAGTCCTGACAGGTCAGCTCACCCGGGATGAAATTGAGAAAGCTCAGAATAATCCGCGCTACCAAATGCATGTTCATGAATCAAAAGTGCGTGTTCCAGAGGCAAAAAGAAAAGGGCCGCGGTATACACCTGTTTCTCGTAGGCAGGATCGCCCCAATGCAATTTTATGGTTAGTTCGTCATCATCCAGAGTTGGCGGACGCACAAATTATGCGATTGGTTGGAACGACCAAGCCAACAATTGAAGCTATTCGCGACCGGACGCATTGGAATTCTGCGAACCTGACCCCTGCAGATCCTGTAACGTTGGGACTGTGTTCGCAGACTGAGCTGGATATCGAAGTGGAAAAAGGTGCGAAGAATGCACCTCAGAAGGTTCTGAAAGAGCAGCCTGAAACTCTGCTACCAGTTGATGAGACAACCAGTGAAGATGCTCTTGCTGCCGCCTTTGCGAAACCGGCTCAGAAGAAGCCTCAGGAAGAAGAGATTGATGCTGACGCCGTCTTTGCAAATTTCTCTTCATCCAGCTCCGACGAAGACGAGAGTTAA
- a CDS encoding peptidoglycan -binding protein: MAVARSRRGERGAEDYWPGFVDAMSALLLVFIFLLSIFMIAQFFLSQQLSGRDSVLNRLNQQIAELTELLALEKANVGDLETTVSSLQFSLETMTSQRNELQTRLQASSGEIDDADGRLATLQSQLEGEKQLSSKALAQVELLNQQLSALRRQIAALEDALDASEHRDQESQTKIADLGKRLNVALAQRVQELSRYRSDFFGRLRTILAQRSDIQVVGDRFVFQSEVLFPSGSEDINPQGRQQLDILASAIKELENQIPYEIEWVLRVDGHTDARPLSGSGRLRNNWELSAARAISVVRYLIAQGVSPEHLVAAGFGEYQPLENGDSESVYAKNRRIELKLTQR, translated from the coding sequence ATGGCGGTTGCTCGTAGCAGGCGTGGGGAACGTGGTGCAGAAGACTACTGGCCGGGCTTTGTGGATGCCATGTCCGCTTTGCTTTTAGTATTCATTTTCTTACTCTCGATCTTCATGATCGCACAATTCTTCCTCAGTCAGCAGCTTTCAGGTCGAGACTCTGTCTTGAATCGCCTGAACCAGCAAATCGCTGAACTAACCGAGTTATTGGCTTTGGAAAAAGCCAATGTGGGTGATTTGGAAACTACTGTCTCCTCCTTGCAGTTCAGCTTGGAAACAATGACGAGTCAACGGAATGAGCTGCAAACCAGACTTCAAGCAAGTTCGGGAGAAATTGATGATGCGGACGGCAGGCTTGCGACCCTGCAAAGCCAACTAGAAGGTGAAAAGCAACTCAGCTCTAAAGCGCTTGCCCAAGTTGAACTCCTGAATCAGCAACTTTCCGCATTACGACGTCAAATTGCCGCTCTAGAAGACGCTCTGGACGCCTCAGAGCACCGGGATCAGGAAAGTCAGACAAAGATTGCCGATCTGGGTAAACGGCTCAATGTGGCGTTAGCACAGCGTGTGCAGGAGCTCTCCCGCTATCGATCGGACTTCTTTGGCCGCCTTAGAACAATACTTGCACAACGCTCAGACATACAAGTCGTTGGCGACCGTTTCGTTTTCCAATCAGAAGTTCTGTTTCCTTCCGGATCCGAGGACATCAATCCTCAAGGGCGCCAGCAGCTTGATATTCTAGCAAGCGCAATTAAGGAGTTGGAAAATCAGATTCCCTATGAAATTGAATGGGTCCTACGGGTAGATGGGCATACCGATGCACGCCCGCTTTCAGGCTCGGGCCGACTTCGGAATAACTGGGAGCTTTCAGCTGCGCGCGCAATCTCAGTTGTGAGGTATCTTATCGCACAAGGCGTTTCACCTGAGCACCTTGTTGCAGCTGGATTTGGAGAATATCAACCTCTTGAAAATGGTGATAGTGAATCGGTTTATGCCAAGAACCGGCGCATTGAACTAAAGCTCACGCAACGATAA
- a CDS encoding flagellar motor protein MotA has translation MTRDFDPYSLSSPQVYLWRMIIFLVLASFIAFVLLRQISLAFMANPALNGLIFGVAILGIILSFRQVLRIMPEVSWVNGFRIGDPRLEVKRPPVLLAPMATLLGNKAGDMAISPVTMRSLLDSIGTRLDESREISRYLTRLLVFLGLVGTFWGLMQTVGAVAQTVSTLNVNGSDAAVLFEDLISGITAQMTGLGIAFSSSLLGLTGSLILGFLDLQAGQAQNRFYLELEDWLSTVTDIEPLNGEDSNSASNQESLHFSIEQLRQTIEASGSNENANVALTRLAEGIQGLVQHVRSEQKMMREWAEGQNIQQRRIERLLKTLTEGLERETEKD, from the coding sequence ATGACACGCGATTTCGATCCTTATAGTCTATCCAGTCCTCAAGTTTACTTGTGGCGGATGATCATTTTTCTGGTATTGGCTAGCTTTATCGCTTTTGTCCTTCTTCGCCAGATCTCTCTTGCCTTCATGGCCAACCCTGCACTTAACGGATTGATCTTCGGTGTTGCTATTCTCGGCATTATTCTGAGCTTCCGTCAGGTTCTGCGCATTATGCCAGAAGTCTCATGGGTCAACGGTTTTCGCATTGGCGACCCTCGCCTTGAAGTTAAGCGCCCACCTGTATTATTGGCCCCAATGGCTACCCTTCTAGGGAACAAAGCCGGAGATATGGCCATTTCTCCTGTGACAATGCGCTCCCTCCTCGATTCAATAGGCACCAGACTAGATGAATCCCGAGAGATTTCACGCTATCTCACGCGGCTCCTCGTCTTCCTTGGCTTGGTTGGAACATTTTGGGGCCTGATGCAGACAGTCGGTGCGGTTGCCCAGACGGTATCCACTTTGAATGTTAACGGTAGTGATGCAGCTGTTCTCTTCGAGGATTTGATCAGCGGGATTACCGCGCAGATGACCGGCTTGGGAATAGCTTTTTCATCTTCCCTCCTTGGACTGACAGGTTCACTGATCCTTGGCTTTCTTGATCTACAGGCCGGACAAGCCCAAAACCGATTCTACTTGGAACTCGAGGACTGGCTTTCAACCGTTACTGATATCGAGCCATTAAATGGTGAGGACAGCAATAGCGCTTCAAATCAGGAAAGCCTACATTTTTCGATCGAACAACTGCGCCAAACCATTGAAGCCAGCGGCAGCAATGAAAACGCCAACGTAGCTCTCACTCGTCTTGCTGAAGGTATTCAAGGTCTTGTTCAACATGTTCGATCTGAACAAAAGATGATGCGCGAGTGGGCAGAAGGTCAAAATATACAACAGCGTAGAATAGAAAGGCTTCTCAAAACACTTACAGAAGGCCTTGAGCGAGAAACGGAAAAGGACTAG
- a CDS encoding inositol monophosphatase family protein — protein MARSALLNVMVQAATKAGRSLARDFGEIENLQVSRKGPGDFVSQADHRAEKIIREELQKARPSYGLLMEESGEIESKDGQHRWIVDPLDGTTNFLHGIPIFAVSIALERAGQIIAAVIYNPVMDELYTAERGNGAFCNDRRLRVAARKDMADCLIGTGIPFIGVGDHARSLKEIRYVMGEVAGIRRCGAAAIDMAWVANGRLDAFWENGLNAWDIAAGILMIREAGGFVSDAEGKDNMLKTGSVITGNEFTHIQLRELLAKAR, from the coding sequence ATGGCACGTTCGGCCCTCCTCAACGTCATGGTTCAGGCAGCCACCAAAGCAGGCCGCTCCCTCGCTCGTGATTTTGGTGAAATAGAAAATCTACAGGTTTCCCGTAAGGGACCAGGTGACTTTGTTTCTCAGGCAGATCACAGAGCAGAAAAAATTATTCGCGAAGAACTCCAGAAAGCTCGACCATCCTATGGTCTCCTAATGGAAGAGTCCGGCGAAATTGAAAGTAAAGATGGCCAACACCGCTGGATTGTTGATCCACTTGATGGCACAACAAACTTTCTCCATGGTATTCCGATTTTTGCCGTATCCATCGCTCTTGAACGGGCAGGACAAATTATAGCTGCAGTCATTTATAATCCAGTTATGGACGAGCTTTATACAGCAGAACGTGGAAACGGTGCTTTCTGTAATGATCGCAGACTGCGCGTGGCTGCACGTAAAGATATGGCTGATTGTCTCATTGGCACTGGTATTCCGTTCATTGGTGTGGGAGACCATGCCCGCTCTTTGAAAGAAATTCGCTATGTGATGGGCGAAGTGGCCGGAATTCGCCGGTGCGGAGCCGCTGCCATTGATATGGCATGGGTTGCAAACGGGCGCCTCGATGCATTTTGGGAGAATGGCCTCAATGCATGGGATATTGCCGCAGGCATCCTAATGATTCGCGAAGCTGGTGGTTTTGTCTCCGATGCAGAAGGCAAAGATAACATGCTGAAGACCGGTTCAGTCATCACAGGTAACGAATTTACACATATACAACTGCGGGAACTACTCGCTAAAGCGCGATAA
- the efp gene encoding elongation factor P — protein MKLNGNEIKPGNVLQHQDTLWAVVKVQHVKPGKGGAFAQVEMKNLLDGRKLNERFRATESVERVRLEQKDYQFLYEEGDMLVFMDTETYEQLELQKDFVGDRTAFLQDGMMVTVELHEEKPIGITLPQFVTLEITEADAVVKGQTQSSSYKPAMLENGVRCMVPPFISSGEKIVVDTSSVEYVRRAD, from the coding sequence ATGAAACTCAACGGCAACGAGATTAAGCCCGGCAACGTTCTGCAGCATCAGGACACTCTTTGGGCAGTGGTAAAAGTCCAGCATGTAAAGCCTGGCAAGGGCGGAGCCTTTGCACAGGTTGAAATGAAAAACCTGCTTGACGGTCGTAAGTTGAATGAGCGTTTCCGTGCAACAGAATCCGTAGAACGCGTTCGCCTCGAACAGAAGGACTATCAGTTCCTTTACGAAGAAGGCGACATGCTTGTTTTTATGGACACAGAAACATATGAGCAGCTTGAACTGCAAAAGGACTTTGTCGGAGACAGAACTGCCTTCCTTCAAGATGGAATGATGGTGACAGTTGAGCTGCATGAAGAAAAGCCAATCGGCATCACGCTCCCTCAATTTGTAACACTGGAAATTACAGAGGCAGACGCAGTCGTCAAAGGGCAAACTCAGTCTTCTTCATACAAGCCTGCGATGCTGGAAAACGGCGTTCGCTGTATGGTACCTCCTTTCATTTCCTCAGGCGAAAAAATCGTAGTAGACACAAGCTCAGTTGAGTACGTGCGCCGCGCCGACTAA
- a CDS encoding tetratricopeptide repeat protein, with protein sequence MLTRSLTLGRRSIVYGTFASILLALPSHAESLQKLNTSELLASMRGIDQLLPEDQKGLLAPAIITRPTEPQGKMTTQDSSPTQGDLAYGAFQRGWYLTALDRATKAVEAGQTKSATLIGVLYETGRGVPQDLKTAAHWYELATKNDDPQAALRLGLLYLSGSGVAQDKKKAADYLGVAAKAQLNEALFNLALLYQEGEVFPQSTAKAKELYEQASLSDDVDAMYALGLLLLDSEQGQYDEMRGAYWLGRAARRGNIEAQVQYAVLLFHGKGVVPNQNEAADWFERAANAGNPIAMNRLARMYAFGAGRPKNIIEASAWQSLASRMGIFDSELDELTKRISLNEQEKVSMRVQELEPLLRSH encoded by the coding sequence ATGCTCACTCGATCTTTAACTCTTGGACGTCGTAGCATTGTATACGGGACTTTTGCATCTATTCTCTTGGCGCTCCCGTCTCATGCCGAGAGCCTCCAAAAGTTAAATACGAGTGAGTTGCTCGCTTCCATGCGTGGAATAGACCAGCTGCTGCCAGAAGACCAGAAAGGTCTCCTGGCTCCCGCCATAATTACGCGCCCCACTGAGCCGCAAGGCAAGATGACAACTCAAGACAGCAGCCCTACGCAGGGAGATTTGGCTTATGGCGCCTTCCAACGAGGCTGGTATTTAACAGCCTTGGACAGGGCAACCAAAGCCGTTGAAGCTGGACAAACCAAATCGGCTACATTGATAGGAGTCCTCTATGAGACAGGTCGGGGAGTTCCTCAGGATCTAAAAACAGCAGCCCACTGGTATGAACTGGCCACAAAAAACGACGACCCACAAGCAGCCTTGCGGCTAGGTTTGCTATATCTGAGCGGAAGTGGCGTCGCTCAGGATAAGAAAAAGGCTGCCGATTATCTAGGTGTTGCTGCAAAGGCTCAACTCAATGAAGCCCTATTCAACTTGGCCCTACTCTACCAAGAGGGTGAAGTTTTCCCGCAAAGTACGGCTAAAGCTAAAGAGCTGTATGAGCAGGCGAGCCTTTCAGATGATGTAGACGCTATGTATGCACTAGGTCTTCTTCTTCTGGATTCCGAGCAAGGCCAATATGACGAAATGCGTGGTGCCTACTGGCTTGGCAGAGCGGCCCGGCGGGGAAATATTGAAGCTCAGGTTCAATATGCTGTTTTGTTATTCCATGGCAAAGGCGTGGTGCCAAATCAGAATGAAGCGGCTGACTGGTTCGAACGTGCGGCAAACGCTGGCAATCCGATTGCAATGAACCGGCTTGCACGCATGTACGCATTTGGCGCAGGGCGTCCCAAAAATATTATAGAAGCCTCAGCATGGCAAAGCCTTGCAAGCCGAATGGGTATCTTTGATAGTGAACTTGATGAGCTCACAAAAAGAATATCACTCAATGAGCAAGAGAAAGTTAGTATGCGTGTACAGGAGCTGGAACCGCTTTTACGCTCACACTAA
- a CDS encoding thiamine phosphate synthase yields MHPRLYLVTPPHFDLDVFEGQLKEAIEGGDIACLLISAPKVNEPELQTIAKRLVPIAQAAGIAVLIENNTQIAGRSGADGVHITGSDKELEEVVRSFQESKIIGHAGIKTKHEAMTVASMGIDYIFFGLLELEQKEQANRKSLEYGRWWAEVFETPCVVLSGTTLESVEAAAATGAEFVAVREAIWSYQTGPKAAITAANAVLSQYELAEAEE; encoded by the coding sequence GTGCATCCGCGCCTTTATTTGGTAACACCACCACACTTTGACCTTGACGTATTTGAAGGTCAACTGAAAGAAGCCATTGAAGGCGGCGACATTGCATGCCTGCTTATCTCGGCCCCAAAGGTCAACGAACCAGAACTGCAAACCATTGCAAAGCGCCTTGTCCCTATTGCTCAGGCTGCCGGTATCGCGGTCCTTATAGAAAACAACACCCAGATCGCTGGCCGCTCTGGCGCTGATGGTGTTCACATTACCGGTTCGGACAAAGAACTGGAAGAAGTTGTCCGTTCATTCCAGGAGAGCAAGATCATCGGCCATGCGGGTATTAAGACCAAGCATGAAGCCATGACGGTTGCCTCTATGGGAATTGACTATATTTTCTTTGGTCTGCTTGAATTAGAACAAAAAGAACAAGCAAATAGAAAATCTCTGGAATACGGTCGCTGGTGGGCTGAAGTGTTTGAAACGCCATGCGTCGTATTGTCTGGAACCACACTGGAATCAGTAGAAGCTGCCGCAGCAACTGGAGCAGAATTCGTAGCTGTCCGAGAAGCTATTTGGTCTTACCAAACAGGCCCAAAAGCTGCAATTACAGCAGCTAACGCAGTCTTGTCCCAATATGAACTTGCGGAAGCAGAGGAGTAA
- a CDS encoding phosphoglycerate kinase, with protein sequence MSFKTLSDAELSGKRVLVRVDLNVPMKDGNVTDTTRIERVLPTIREISEAGGKVILLAHFGRPKGQKVPEMSLAPVAPAVEKLLGKPVTFAADCINEPAKTAIDAMTAGDVLLLENTRYYAGEEKNDPEFAKALAANGDIYVNDAFSAAHRAHGSTEGIAKLLPAFAGRTMQAELEALGSALSTPERPVLAVVGGAKVSSKIDLLENLVSKVDILVIGGGMANTFLAAKGVNVGKSLCEHDLADTAKRIMVAAEKAKCEIVLPTDAVVAWEFAAGAKNETVGLDAIPSDAMMLDVGAASIDVVKAKIDTAKTLVWNGPLGAFEIEPFDKATVAAAQHAAARTKQGKLKTVAGGGDTVAALNHAKASEDFTYISTAGGAFLEWLEGKELPGVVALEA encoded by the coding sequence ATGTCTTTTAAAACTCTCAGTGACGCCGAATTATCTGGCAAACGTGTCCTCGTTCGCGTTGATCTCAACGTTCCAATGAAGGATGGCAATGTAACTGACACCACCCGCATCGAACGCGTTCTGCCAACCATCCGCGAAATTTCCGAGGCAGGTGGCAAAGTTATCTTGCTTGCGCATTTTGGCCGTCCAAAGGGGCAGAAGGTTCCTGAAATGAGCCTTGCCCCAGTTGCACCGGCTGTTGAAAAGCTTTTGGGTAAGCCAGTTACCTTCGCTGCTGACTGCATCAACGAACCAGCGAAAACCGCTATCGACGCAATGACAGCCGGTGATGTTCTGCTTCTTGAAAACACACGCTACTATGCTGGTGAAGAAAAGAACGATCCAGAGTTTGCAAAAGCGCTGGCAGCAAACGGCGACATTTATGTAAACGATGCGTTTTCTGCTGCGCACCGCGCCCACGGCTCCACAGAGGGTATTGCAAAGCTTCTGCCTGCCTTTGCAGGTCGCACCATGCAAGCCGAGTTGGAAGCGCTTGGATCCGCCCTTTCCACACCAGAACGTCCAGTTCTGGCAGTTGTTGGGGGCGCGAAGGTTTCCTCCAAAATCGACTTGCTGGAGAATCTTGTCTCTAAAGTGGATATCTTGGTTATCGGCGGCGGCATGGCAAACACCTTCCTCGCCGCAAAAGGCGTAAATGTTGGTAAGTCCTTGTGCGAGCATGATCTTGCTGACACAGCAAAGCGCATCATGGTTGCTGCTGAAAAAGCAAAATGTGAAATCGTTTTGCCGACTGATGCCGTCGTAGCTTGGGAATTTGCAGCAGGTGCGAAAAATGAGACCGTTGGCCTAGACGCTATTCCGAGTGATGCAATGATGCTCGACGTTGGAGCAGCTTCCATTGACGTCGTCAAAGCAAAAATCGATACAGCGAAGACACTCGTTTGGAACGGTCCACTTGGTGCCTTTGAAATCGAGCCCTTCGATAAGGCAACAGTCGCGGCAGCACAGCACGCAGCCGCACGCACCAAGCAAGGCAAACTGAAAACCGTTGCAGGCGGCGGCGATACCGTTGCAGCACTCAACCACGCCAAAGCAAGTGAGGATTTCACTTATATTTCCACTGCAGGTGGTGCATTCCTTGAATGGCTGGAAGGGAAAGAATTGCCCGGCGTTGTTGCTCTGGAAGCATAA